A single region of the Nocardioides aurantiacus genome encodes:
- a CDS encoding DUF3037 domain-containing protein produces MNGYQYVVLRCVPRVEREEFLNVGVVLYSEAAGFLASAAHVDDERLRALDPGLDPAQVRRALRGVEEVCRGEGRLDLAVGARATAYGTREAADTLGTRFGLLRAPRSTVVQPGPVHGGLTEDPAAELPRLLAAYVG; encoded by the coding sequence GTGAACGGCTACCAGTACGTCGTGCTGCGCTGCGTCCCGCGCGTGGAGCGCGAGGAGTTCCTCAACGTGGGCGTCGTCCTCTACTCCGAGGCGGCCGGGTTCCTGGCCAGCGCCGCCCACGTCGACGACGAGCGGCTGCGCGCGCTCGACCCGGGCCTGGACCCCGCGCAGGTCCGACGGGCGCTGCGGGGCGTCGAGGAGGTGTGCCGCGGCGAGGGGCGCCTCGACCTCGCCGTGGGGGCGCGCGCCACGGCGTACGGCACCCGCGAGGCGGCCGACACGCTCGGCACCCGGTTCGGGCTGCTGCGTGCACCTCGGAGCACCGTCGTGCAGCCGGGGCCGGTGCACGGCGGCCTGACCGAGGATCCCGCGGCCGAGCTGCCGCGGCTGTTGGCGGCGTACGTCGGCTGA
- a CDS encoding sirohydrochlorin chelatase encodes MTAPALVTLAHGSRDPRSAATVEALAAETRRLRPDLRVEAAFLELAEPGFHAVVDRLVAEGHDEVVVVPLLLNEGYHAKVDVPRVVQEAMDRHARLQVRATRILGLEPAFLGVLDARLRDALRGARVRELDALVLAASGSSDTVANQAVARLARVWGARHHLPVVAAFASSAPPATGEAVRAFRREGRRHVAVASMFLAPGFLPDRAAELALEAGAVAVSEPLGADPELARTVLARYAVGAVELVPV; translated from the coding sequence GTGACCGCTCCAGCCCTCGTCACCCTCGCCCACGGCAGCCGTGACCCCCGCTCGGCCGCCACCGTCGAGGCCCTCGCGGCCGAGACCCGCCGGCTGCGCCCCGACCTGCGTGTGGAGGCGGCCTTCCTCGAGCTGGCCGAGCCCGGCTTCCACGCGGTCGTCGACCGGCTCGTCGCCGAGGGCCACGACGAGGTCGTCGTCGTCCCGCTGCTGCTCAACGAGGGCTACCACGCCAAGGTCGACGTGCCGCGGGTCGTGCAGGAGGCCATGGACCGCCACGCCCGCCTGCAGGTGCGCGCCACCCGCATCCTCGGCCTGGAGCCGGCCTTCCTCGGCGTCCTCGACGCACGGCTGCGCGACGCCCTGCGCGGCGCGCGGGTGCGTGAGCTCGACGCCCTGGTCCTGGCCGCGTCGGGGTCCTCGGACACCGTCGCCAACCAGGCCGTCGCCCGGCTGGCCCGGGTGTGGGGCGCGCGTCACCACCTGCCCGTCGTCGCGGCGTTCGCCTCCTCGGCCCCGCCGGCGACCGGTGAGGCCGTCCGTGCGTTCCGTCGCGAGGGTCGTCGCCACGTGGCGGTCGCCTCGATGTTCCTCGCGCCCGGGTTCCTGCCCGACCGCGCAGCGGAGCTGGCCCTGGAGGCCGGCGCCGTCGCGGTCTCCGAGCCGCTCGGGGCCGACCCCGAGCTGGCCCGCACCGTGCTCGCCCGCTACGCCGTCGGCGCCGTCGAGCTCGTCCCCGTCTGA